One genomic window of Salirhabdus salicampi includes the following:
- the hag gene encoding flagellin Hag, with the protein MRINHNIAALNTHRQLSMNNHASSQSLEKLSSGLRINRAGDDAAGLAISEKMRGQIRGLEQASRNAQDGISLIQTAEGALDETHNILQRMRELVVQAGNDTNEDEDLQAIQDEIDALVEEIDGISDRTQFNGKTLLDGTYSATGTESITFQIGANSGQQLNLNVEDMSASALGDGTSGVDTIDVTTWADSTEFDADLDLIDSAINMVSEQRSELGAVQNRLDHTIRNLDNASENLTAAESRIRDVDMAKEMMNFTKNNILTQASQSMLAQANQQPQGVLQLLR; encoded by the coding sequence ATGCGTATTAATCACAATATTGCAGCACTAAACACACATCGTCAACTTTCTATGAACAATCATGCTTCATCACAATCACTAGAAAAATTATCTTCAGGTCTTCGTATCAACCGTGCTGGGGATGACGCAGCAGGTCTTGCGATTTCTGAAAAAATGCGTGGTCAAATCCGTGGTCTTGAGCAAGCTTCTCGTAATGCACAAGATGGTATTTCTTTAATCCAAACGGCTGAGGGTGCACTAGATGAAACTCATAACATCCTACAACGTATGCGTGAACTAGTTGTACAAGCTGGTAACGATACAAACGAAGATGAAGATTTACAAGCGATTCAAGATGAGATTGACGCACTTGTAGAAGAAATTGATGGTATTTCTGACCGTACTCAGTTTAACGGTAAAACACTTCTAGATGGTACTTATTCAGCAACTGGTACTGAGTCTATTACGTTCCAAATTGGTGCTAACTCTGGTCAACAATTAAACTTAAATGTTGAAGATATGAGTGCCTCAGCACTAGGTGATGGTACAAGTGGGGTTGACACAATTGATGTAACAACTTGGGCTGATTCTACGGAATTTGATGCTGACTTAGACCTTATTGACAGTGCAATTAACATGGTTTCTGAACAGCGTTCAGAACTTGGAGCTGTTCAAAACCGTTTAGATCATACTATCCGTAACTTAGACAATGCTTCAGAAAACTTAACTGCTGCAGAATCACGTATCCGTGACGTAGATATGGCGAAAGAAATGATGAACTTTACTAAGAACAACATTCTTACACAAGCTTCACAATCTATGTTAGCGCAAGCGAATCAGCAACCACAAGGAGTACTTCAACTTCTTAGATAA
- a CDS encoding DUF6470 family protein: MNLQFPQLRMESNMAQISIDQKPPIQHIEQPKADISIEQPRAQIKMESGRGKLTIDQSKAWRDMGMFSPVEFMEQYGQNGLHSALEGVARRAMEGDELMRIEQGGNPIAQHGETNSYEPQKEYNIGWIPSHFAVKTHYEPGELHIDVQVNKPIINVNPQKPIHDYTPGTVNTNMKQYASLQIDIVT, translated from the coding sequence GTGAATTTGCAGTTTCCACAACTTCGAATGGAATCTAATATGGCCCAAATTTCAATTGATCAAAAACCACCAATTCAACATATAGAACAACCGAAAGCTGACATTTCGATTGAACAACCCAGGGCTCAGATTAAAATGGAGTCAGGACGGGGTAAACTAACGATAGATCAATCAAAAGCATGGCGTGATATGGGCATGTTTTCACCTGTTGAATTTATGGAACAATATGGGCAAAACGGTCTGCATTCTGCGCTGGAAGGAGTTGCTCGTCGGGCAATGGAAGGCGATGAGCTAATGAGGATTGAACAAGGTGGAAATCCAATCGCGCAACATGGGGAAACGAATAGTTATGAACCTCAAAAAGAATATAACATTGGTTGGATCCCTTCTCACTTTGCTGTAAAAACACATTATGAGCCTGGTGAACTTCACATTGATGTACAAGTTAATAAGCCTATTATTAATGTAAACCCACAAAAGCCAATCCATGACTATACACCGGGAACAGTGAATACGAATATGAAACAATATGCAAGTTTGCAAATCGATATAGTTACGTAA
- the fliW gene encoding flagellar assembly protein FliW, which yields MKIQTVYFDEVEVNEDKIITFPFGLPGFQNERQFIVMDIPENPMFSVLQSVTNPDLAFIISSPYVIEHNYEFDLDETTVQQLAITSVEDVSVFSIVTMKETFEQSTINLQAPVIVNVKNNMGKQVVLNESRYHTKHPITSTKESEEKTDARFNKENR from the coding sequence ATGAAAATACAAACTGTTTATTTTGATGAAGTCGAAGTGAACGAAGACAAAATTATTACATTTCCTTTTGGTCTACCAGGATTCCAGAACGAAAGACAATTTATTGTTATGGATATTCCAGAAAACCCAATGTTTTCTGTACTTCAATCCGTAACTAATCCTGATTTGGCTTTTATCATTTCAAGTCCGTATGTAATTGAACATAATTATGAATTCGATCTAGATGAAACGACTGTTCAACAATTGGCGATTACAAGTGTTGAGGATGTATCGGTTTTCTCTATCGTAACGATGAAAGAAACATTTGAACAATCAACTATTAATTTACAGGCCCCTGTAATTGTAAATGTAAAAAACAATATGGGAAAACAAGTTGTGCTAAATGAAAGTCGCTACCATACGAAACATCCAATAACTAGCACAAAAGAAAGCGAGGAGAAGACTGATGCTCGTTTTAACAAGGAAAACAGGTGA
- the flgL gene encoding flagellar hook-associated protein FlgL, whose product MRVTQTMLNSNFLRNLSNSYDRMGQYQDQLSTGKKFTKPSDDPVSAMKGINFRSELNEVEQYQRNLGKARSLMENSDSSLDKATLVLQRVRELAVQASNDTYETKQRSNVAEEVKELRAHLIDVSNTKVNGKYIFNGTDTETPRFTNDGELVNPPGNEDDINIPVSKGIQLKANVTPDNVFNEEVFAELKELEDTLRDPNSSNQDIEVFISKLDLRIDNVVGERAQLGARMNRLDMVEDRLTAQEVVAARVLSDNEDAEIEKVIMNLKSQESVHRAALSTGARVIQPTLMDFLR is encoded by the coding sequence ATGCGTGTAACACAAACGATGTTAAATAGTAATTTTTTACGTAATTTAAGCAACAGTTATGACAGGATGGGACAGTATCAAGACCAACTTTCTACTGGAAAGAAATTTACGAAGCCTTCGGATGATCCGGTATCGGCAATGAAAGGAATTAATTTTCGTTCGGAATTGAATGAAGTGGAGCAGTATCAGCGAAACTTAGGGAAAGCCCGAAGCTTAATGGAGAATTCTGATTCTTCATTAGACAAAGCAACACTAGTCTTGCAAAGAGTACGTGAACTTGCTGTACAAGCAAGTAACGATACTTATGAAACGAAACAACGTTCCAATGTGGCGGAAGAAGTAAAGGAATTGCGAGCTCACTTAATTGATGTTTCCAACACAAAAGTGAACGGCAAATACATCTTTAATGGAACGGATACGGAAACCCCTCGATTTACAAATGACGGTGAACTTGTTAATCCACCTGGGAACGAGGATGATATAAATATCCCGGTGTCGAAAGGAATTCAATTAAAGGCTAACGTAACACCAGACAATGTCTTTAATGAAGAGGTGTTTGCGGAGTTAAAAGAGCTGGAAGACACTTTACGGGATCCGAATAGTAGTAACCAAGATATTGAAGTATTTATCTCAAAACTTGACTTACGAATAGATAATGTTGTAGGGGAACGGGCTCAACTTGGGGCGAGAATGAACCGACTTGATATGGTAGAAGACCGCCTAACAGCACAAGAAGTGGTGGCAGCCCGAGTCCTTTCGGATAATGAGGACGCCGAAATAGAAAAAGTAATTATGAATTTAAAGTCTCAAGAAAGTGTCCACCGTGCTGCTTTATCTACAGGTGCTAGAGTCATTCAACCGACATTAATGGACTTTTTACGATAA
- the flgK gene encoding flagellar hook-associated protein FlgK, producing MTSTFHGLEIARRALFTQQSALKTTSHNIANANTEGYTRQRVNFSQTSPYPTPSRNQPHMPGQVGTGVEAGSIERVRDGFLDYQYRGEHNQHGYWGAKADALSQMEQIMNEPSDEGLAKTMDRFWSSLQDLAVEPEDTGARAVVQQRGIATTETFNYLSRSLSNVQGDLRDEADIATKEVNSLVTQISNVNKRIQEIEPHGYLPNDLYDERDRLIDELSNLVNVKVSYEPAGGQAKKMAMGTATIELADEKGRSLPSPVQLLDSNNNVHKMDVSFGEVNNQQVVTGINVEGYDSMKPENFITTGKLKGIIESHGFETNDGEVDGQYTNMLANLDKMAFAFANRFNEVHREGFTLNGDTDVNFFDLDGATDTDYIGFANRIAVTDEIKTDESQIAAAKNNNKGDGENATRLADVKSEPQAFLGENVTVQSFYQASIGRMAVDAQEVNRMVKNAETLKGAVDERRQSVSGVSLDEEMANMVKFQHAYNAAARTITVVDEMLDRVINNMGIVGR from the coding sequence ATGACATCAACATTTCACGGGTTGGAAATTGCTAGACGAGCATTATTTACCCAACAGTCAGCGTTGAAAACAACAAGCCATAACATTGCTAATGCCAACACGGAAGGCTATACACGTCAACGTGTAAACTTTTCCCAAACTTCTCCATACCCAACTCCTTCTCGAAATCAGCCTCATATGCCAGGACAAGTTGGAACTGGTGTGGAAGCAGGCTCTATTGAACGAGTTCGGGACGGCTTTTTGGATTACCAGTATCGCGGAGAACATAATCAGCACGGGTATTGGGGTGCGAAGGCAGATGCCTTAAGTCAAATGGAACAAATTATGAATGAGCCAAGTGATGAAGGGCTAGCCAAAACGATGGATCGCTTTTGGTCTTCTTTACAAGACTTGGCGGTTGAACCGGAAGATACAGGCGCACGTGCTGTAGTTCAACAGCGCGGAATTGCGACTACAGAAACATTTAATTATTTATCAAGGTCATTGTCCAATGTACAAGGTGATCTGCGTGATGAAGCGGATATAGCGACAAAAGAAGTAAATTCATTAGTTACCCAAATTAGTAATGTAAATAAACGAATTCAAGAAATTGAGCCACACGGTTACTTACCGAATGACCTTTATGATGAACGTGATCGCCTCATCGATGAATTGTCGAACTTAGTGAATGTGAAAGTGAGTTATGAACCTGCTGGTGGACAAGCGAAGAAGATGGCGATGGGTACCGCAACCATTGAGTTAGCTGATGAAAAGGGACGTTCACTGCCATCACCAGTTCAACTGTTAGATTCCAATAATAACGTTCATAAAATGGATGTATCCTTTGGAGAAGTGAATAATCAACAAGTCGTCACTGGTATTAATGTTGAAGGCTATGATTCTATGAAACCAGAAAACTTCATCACTACTGGAAAGTTAAAAGGAATCATTGAATCACATGGTTTTGAGACAAATGACGGTGAAGTAGACGGTCAATATACGAATATGTTAGCGAATCTTGATAAAATGGCATTTGCCTTTGCGAATCGATTCAATGAAGTGCACCGTGAAGGGTTTACCCTAAATGGTGACACAGATGTTAACTTTTTTGACTTAGACGGAGCGACTGACACAGACTATATTGGATTTGCTAATAGAATAGCTGTTACCGATGAAATTAAAACAGACGAAAGCCAAATTGCTGCGGCTAAGAACAATAACAAAGGTGACGGGGAAAATGCAACCAGGTTGGCAGATGTGAAGAGTGAACCACAAGCATTTCTAGGTGAAAACGTGACCGTTCAATCCTTTTATCAAGCTAGCATTGGTAGAATGGCTGTTGACGCGCAAGAAGTAAACAGAATGGTAAAAAATGCGGAAACATTAAAGGGTGCAGTTGATGAACGTCGCCAGTCTGTTAGTGGAGTTTCGTTAGACGAGGAAATGGCTAACATGGTAAAGTTTCAACATGCTTATAACGCAGCAGCTCGTACCATTACTGTAGTAGATGAGATGCTGGACAGAGTGATAAATAATATGGGAATCGTAGGAAGGTAG
- the csrA gene encoding carbon storage regulator CsrA produces the protein MLVLTRKTGESIRIGDDIEVKIVDVDGDQVKIGISAPKNVDIYREEIYEQIERENEQASRVTKDILNLLKNTKKD, from the coding sequence ATGCTCGTTTTAACAAGGAAAACAGGTGAGTCTATTCGTATTGGAGATGACATAGAAGTAAAGATTGTAGACGTAGATGGGGATCAAGTTAAGATAGGCATCTCAGCACCTAAAAATGTAGATATATACCGTGAAGAAATATATGAACAAATAGAAAGGGAAAATGAGCAGGCTAGCCGTGTAACAAAAGACATACTTAATTTATTAAAAAATACAAAAAAAGATTAA